In one window of Corynebacterium incognita DNA:
- the nrdE gene encoding class 1b ribonucleoside-diphosphate reductase subunit alpha → MKPADQLDYHALNALLNLYDENGQIQFDKDREAANQFFLQHVNQNTVYFHDLEEKMDYLVKNKYYEQEVLDQYDFDFVKSLFKRAYGFKFRFKSFLGAYKYYTSYTLKTFDGRRYLERFEDRVAMTSLFLADGDKGLAEKMVDEIMSGRFQPATPTFLNAGKAQRGELVSCFLLRIEDNMESIGRSINSALQLSKRGGGVALLLSNIRESGAPIKHIENQSSGVIPVMKLLEDSFSYANQLGARQGAGAVYLNAHHPDILSFLDTKRENADEKIRIKTLSLGVVIPDITFELAKKNDDMYLFSPYDVERVYGKPFADISVTEHYEEMVEDPRISKKKINARQFFQTLAEIQFESGYPYIMYEDTVNKANPIKTSWINMSNLCSEILQVNTPSEFNADLSYETIGNDISCNLGSLNIAMTMDSPDFGSTVETAIRGLTAVADRTSIDSVPSIRKGNNESHAIGLGQMNLHGYLGREHIAYGSEEGLDFTNAYFAAIMYACLRASNKIARERGEYFAEFPQSEYATGEFFDRYNPADFAPKTEKVKELFANSSIHTPSVEDWAQLKADVAKHGLYNRNLQAVPPTGSISYINNSTSSIHPIASKIEIRKEGKIGRVYYPAPHMDNENLDYFQDAYEIGFEKIIDTYAEATKYVDQGLSLTLFFKDTATTRDINRAQIYAWRKGIKTLYYIRLRQMALTGTEVEGCVSCML, encoded by the coding sequence GTGAAGCCGGCCGACCAGCTTGATTACCACGCGTTGAACGCACTGCTGAACCTTTACGACGAAAACGGTCAGATTCAGTTTGATAAGGACCGCGAGGCGGCCAACCAGTTCTTCCTCCAGCACGTGAACCAGAACACCGTCTACTTCCACGACCTGGAAGAAAAGATGGACTACCTGGTGAAGAACAAGTACTACGAGCAGGAAGTGCTCGATCAGTACGACTTCGACTTCGTGAAGTCCCTGTTCAAACGCGCATACGGCTTTAAGTTCCGCTTCAAGTCCTTCCTGGGCGCGTACAAGTACTACACCTCTTACACCCTGAAGACCTTCGACGGCCGCCGCTACCTTGAGCGCTTCGAAGATCGCGTGGCCATGACCTCCTTGTTCTTGGCTGACGGCGACAAGGGCCTGGCGGAGAAGATGGTGGACGAGATCATGTCCGGCCGCTTCCAGCCGGCTACCCCGACCTTCCTCAACGCCGGTAAGGCACAGCGCGGTGAGCTGGTGTCCTGCTTCCTCCTGCGTATTGAGGACAACATGGAATCCATCGGCCGTTCCATCAACTCCGCGCTGCAGCTGTCCAAGCGCGGTGGCGGTGTGGCGCTGCTGCTGTCCAACATCCGTGAGTCCGGCGCGCCGATTAAGCACATCGAGAACCAGTCCTCCGGCGTCATCCCCGTGATGAAGCTGCTCGAGGACTCCTTCTCCTACGCCAACCAGCTTGGCGCCCGCCAGGGTGCCGGCGCGGTGTACCTCAATGCGCACCACCCGGACATCCTCAGCTTCCTGGACACCAAGCGCGAAAACGCCGACGAGAAGATCCGCATCAAGACCCTGTCGCTGGGCGTGGTCATCCCGGACATCACTTTCGAGCTGGCCAAGAAGAACGACGACATGTACCTTTTCTCGCCATACGACGTCGAGCGTGTCTACGGCAAGCCCTTCGCGGACATCTCCGTGACCGAGCACTACGAGGAGATGGTGGAAGACCCGCGCATTTCCAAGAAGAAGATCAACGCGCGCCAGTTCTTCCAGACCTTGGCGGAGATCCAGTTCGAGTCCGGCTACCCGTACATCATGTACGAGGACACCGTGAACAAAGCGAACCCAATCAAGACGTCCTGGATTAACATGTCCAATCTGTGCTCCGAGATCCTGCAGGTAAACACCCCGTCCGAGTTCAACGCGGACCTGAGCTACGAGACCATCGGCAACGACATCTCCTGTAACCTCGGCTCGCTCAACATCGCGATGACCATGGATTCCCCGGACTTTGGTTCCACCGTGGAGACCGCCATCCGCGGCCTGACCGCCGTCGCCGACCGCACCTCCATCGACTCCGTGCCATCCATCCGCAAGGGCAACAACGAGTCCCACGCCATCGGCCTGGGCCAGATGAACCTGCACGGCTACCTAGGCCGCGAGCACATCGCCTACGGCTCCGAGGAAGGCCTGGACTTCACCAACGCCTACTTCGCCGCCATCATGTACGCCTGCCTGCGCGCGTCCAATAAGATTGCCCGCGAGCGCGGCGAGTATTTCGCGGAGTTCCCGCAGTCCGAGTACGCCACCGGCGAGTTCTTCGACCGCTACAACCCGGCGGACTTCGCCCCGAAGACAGAAAAGGTCAAGGAGCTTTTCGCCAACTCTTCGATCCACACCCCGTCGGTGGAGGACTGGGCGCAGCTGAAGGCGGACGTCGCCAAGCACGGCCTGTACAACCGCAACCTGCAGGCAGTGCCGCCGACCGGTTCCATCTCGTACATCAACAATTCCACCTCGTCGATCCACCCGATTGCCTCCAAGATTGAGATCCGCAAGGAAGGCAAGATTGGCCGCGTGTACTACCCGGCACCGCACATGGACAACGAGAATCTCGACTACTTTCAGGATGCGTACGAGATCGGCTTTGAGAAGATCATCGACACCTACGCTGAAGCCACCAAGTACGTGGACCAGGGCCTGTCGCTGACGCTGTTCTTCAAAGACACCGCCACCACTCGTGACATTAACCGCGCGCAGATCTACGCATGGCGCAAGGGCATCAAGACCTTGTACTACATCCGCCTGCGCCAGATGGCACTGACCGGCACCGAAGTCGAGGGTTGCGTATCCTGCATGCTGTAG
- the nadE gene encoding ammonia-dependent NAD(+) synthetase yields MEVMSPTPGSVQENIIKTLGTKPFIDPEQEIERRVQFLVDYLTITGAKGFVLGISGGQDSTLGGKLAQLAVDRVLGAQFWAVRLPYNQQNDEDDALLALEFIQPDHSLTINIAGATDAMDAAVAGALATGEDGVGELGDFNKGNVKARQRMIAQYAVAGEVGALVIGTDHAAENVTGFFTKFGDGAADLLPLAGLNKRQGASLLEHLGAPARTWEKIPTADLEEDRPMLSDEEALGVTYRLIDDYLEGKDVPADAREVIERHWARGQHKRHLPPGPDEQWWR; encoded by the coding sequence ATGGAAGTCATGTCACCGACACCAGGCAGCGTGCAAGAAAACATCATAAAGACGCTGGGCACCAAGCCCTTTATCGATCCAGAACAAGAAATTGAGCGTCGGGTCCAATTCCTCGTGGACTACCTCACTATCACCGGCGCCAAGGGCTTCGTCCTCGGCATCTCCGGCGGCCAAGACTCCACGCTCGGCGGCAAGCTCGCGCAGCTGGCTGTGGACCGCGTCCTCGGCGCGCAGTTCTGGGCGGTGCGCCTGCCGTATAACCAGCAAAACGACGAGGACGATGCCCTCCTCGCGCTCGAATTCATCCAGCCTGACCACTCCCTGACTATCAACATCGCGGGCGCCACCGACGCCATGGATGCGGCCGTCGCGGGCGCACTCGCGACGGGTGAGGACGGCGTCGGAGAGCTCGGCGACTTCAACAAGGGCAACGTCAAGGCCCGGCAGCGGATGATTGCGCAGTACGCCGTGGCCGGCGAGGTGGGGGCGCTAGTTATCGGCACTGACCACGCGGCGGAGAACGTCACGGGATTCTTCACCAAGTTCGGCGATGGCGCGGCCGATCTACTGCCGCTGGCCGGCCTGAACAAGCGGCAGGGCGCCAGCCTGCTGGAGCACCTGGGTGCCCCGGCGCGCACCTGGGAGAAAATCCCCACCGCGGATCTGGAAGAGGATCGCCCCATGCTCTCTGACGAGGAGGCGCTCGGAGTGACCTATCGCCTCATTGACGATTACCTGGAGGGCAAGGACGTGCCTGCCGACGCCCGCGAGGTCATCGAGCGCCACTGGGCGCGCGGCCAGCACAAGCGGCACCTGCCCCCGGGACCCGATGAGCAGTGGTGGCGCTAG
- the nrdI gene encoding class Ib ribonucleoside-diphosphate reductase assembly flavoprotein NrdI, translated as MLVVYFSSATENTRKFVEKLGFPSKRIPLHKSDEPLVVHEPYVLVCPTYGGGASISHQNSRPVPVQVIRFLNNPHNRGLIRAVIAGGNSNFGADFGKAGDVISRKCRVPYVYRFELLGNEDDVRLCREGLQANAQALGLEPMSA; from the coding sequence ATGCTCGTCGTTTATTTTTCCTCCGCTACCGAGAACACCCGGAAGTTCGTGGAAAAGCTCGGGTTCCCCAGCAAGAGGATCCCGCTGCACAAAAGCGACGAGCCTTTGGTAGTTCATGAGCCCTACGTCTTGGTATGCCCGACGTATGGGGGAGGGGCATCCATTTCTCACCAGAACTCCCGGCCGGTGCCCGTCCAGGTCATTCGTTTCCTCAATAACCCCCACAACCGCGGCCTCATACGAGCTGTTATCGCGGGGGGAAACAGTAACTTCGGCGCGGACTTCGGCAAGGCCGGAGACGTTATTTCCCGCAAGTGCCGCGTTCCTTACGTTTATCGCTTCGAGCTCCTCGGAAACGAAGATGACGTGCGTCTTTGTCGGGAAGGACTCCAAGCAAACGCGCAAGCGCTAGGCTTGGAACCAATGTCGGCCTAA
- the ykgO gene encoding type B 50S ribosomal protein L36 encodes MKVRKSLRSLKNKPGAQVVRRHGKVFVINKKDPRFKARQG; translated from the coding sequence ATGAAGGTCCGCAAGTCGCTTCGGTCGCTGAAGAACAAGCCGGGCGCTCAGGTTGTGCGCCGCCACGGCAAGGTCTTCGTGATCAACAAGAAGGATCCGCGCTTCAAGGCTCGCCAGGGCTAA
- the nrdH gene encoding glutaredoxin-like protein NrdH: protein MSITVYSKPACVQCTATKKALDRSGLDYEVVDISLDDEARDYVMALGYVQAPVVEVDGDHWSGFRPDRIKALSATAASA from the coding sequence ATGTCTATCACCGTCTACTCCAAGCCAGCTTGCGTCCAGTGCACCGCTACCAAGAAGGCCCTCGATCGTTCGGGTCTCGATTACGAAGTTGTTGACATCAGCCTCGACGATGAGGCTCGCGATTACGTGATGGCTCTGGGCTACGTGCAGGCGCCGGTTGTAGAGGTGGACGGCGATCACTGGTCCGGCTTCCGCCCGGATCGCATCAAGGCTTTGTCTGCTACCGCTGCCTCCGCTTAG
- the nrdF gene encoding class 1b ribonucleoside-diphosphate reductase subunit beta produces MVEHNEYDKFLAEHEKPVKAINWNTIPDDKDLEVWDRLTGNFWLPEKVPVSNDLQSWKTLTEKEQETTMRVFTGLTLLDTIQGTVGAVSLLPDAVTPHEEAVYTNIAFMESVHAKSYSNIFMTLASTPMINDAFRWSEENENLQRKAKIVMSYYQGDNPYKKKVASTLLESFLFYSGFYLPMYFSSHAKLTNTADIIRLIIRDEAVHGYYIGYKYQVGVSKLSQEEQDELKAYTFDLVYDLYENELDYTEDLYDELGWTEDVKRFLRYNANKALNNLGYEGLFPADETRVSPAILSSLSPNADENHDFFSGSGSSYVIGKAEDTTDDDWDF; encoded by the coding sequence GTGGTCGAGCACAACGAGTACGACAAGTTTCTGGCTGAACACGAGAAGCCGGTGAAGGCTATCAACTGGAACACGATTCCGGACGACAAGGACCTGGAAGTCTGGGATCGTTTGACTGGCAACTTCTGGCTGCCGGAAAAGGTTCCGGTGTCCAACGACTTGCAGAGCTGGAAGACGCTCACGGAAAAAGAGCAGGAGACCACCATGCGTGTGTTCACTGGCTTGACCCTTCTGGACACCATCCAGGGAACCGTGGGTGCGGTGAGCTTGCTTCCCGACGCCGTGACCCCGCACGAGGAAGCGGTGTACACCAACATCGCTTTCATGGAGTCGGTGCACGCGAAGAGCTACTCCAATATCTTTATGACGCTGGCGTCCACCCCGATGATCAACGACGCGTTCCGCTGGTCCGAGGAGAACGAGAACCTGCAGCGCAAGGCCAAGATCGTCATGTCGTACTACCAGGGCGATAACCCATATAAGAAGAAGGTTGCCTCGACTTTGCTGGAGTCCTTCCTCTTCTACTCGGGCTTCTACCTGCCGATGTACTTCTCTTCGCACGCCAAGCTGACCAACACCGCGGATATCATCCGCCTCATCATCCGCGACGAGGCTGTCCACGGCTACTACATCGGCTACAAGTACCAGGTGGGTGTGTCTAAGCTCAGCCAGGAGGAGCAGGACGAGCTCAAGGCCTACACCTTTGACCTTGTCTATGATCTCTACGAAAACGAGCTGGACTACACCGAGGACCTCTACGACGAGCTCGGCTGGACCGAGGACGTCAAACGCTTCTTGCGCTACAACGCTAACAAGGCGCTGAACAACCTTGGTTACGAGGGACTGTTCCCGGCGGACGAGACCCGTGTGTCGCCAGCCATCCTGTCTTCCCTGTCGCCGAACGCTGATGAGAACCACGACTTCTTCTCCGGCTCCGGTTCGTCCTACGTCATCGGTAAGGCCGAGGACACCACCGACGACGACTGGGATTTCTAA
- a CDS encoding sugar porter family MFS transporter, with product MKQTKQSSYVRWVATIAALGGLLFGYDTGVMSGALLFLSPEFDMDAHQEGLVTSMLLVGAAVGAITGGRIADALGRRNTLLAGGVIFVVGSIWCAVAPSVAMLAAARTFLGVAVGAVSIVSPMFIAEKVPADVRGRMVSLNTLMIVVGQLAAYLVNSALAHTGNWHLMLGLAAVPGAMLAIGMLCINDTPAWYLRRGDVAKAREVAARSGMSLGEVSGATADAAADAGAETGADAGVAKPSEWKALKGNRWIQVTVALAMLMGLTQQITGVNAIVYFAPTLMNQVGISTQNSVYTSIVIGTVSVIACVIGLQLVDRIGRKRLLLYGLTGNVISLLVLSVTYAFADRSTALAMVSLTFMALFIAFQQAAVSPTTWLLISELVPVQVRGIGMGIAGLSLWVTNWAVAQYFLPLVEWLTGPWAFALFAGCGVVAIGYTKALIPETMGRSLDEVGEEMRVRYGRFGSGAKGR from the coding sequence GTGAAACAAACAAAGCAGTCCTCGTACGTCCGCTGGGTGGCCACCATTGCCGCGCTCGGCGGACTGTTGTTTGGCTATGACACCGGCGTCATGTCCGGTGCCTTGCTTTTCTTAAGCCCCGAATTTGACATGGACGCCCACCAGGAAGGCCTGGTCACCTCCATGCTGCTGGTCGGTGCTGCGGTTGGAGCGATTACCGGTGGGCGCATCGCGGACGCCCTGGGGCGTCGCAACACGCTGCTGGCTGGTGGTGTCATCTTCGTGGTGGGGTCCATCTGGTGCGCTGTGGCGCCGTCGGTGGCAATGCTCGCCGCCGCGCGCACGTTCCTGGGCGTAGCGGTGGGCGCGGTGTCGATCGTCTCGCCCATGTTTATCGCGGAAAAGGTGCCTGCCGACGTCCGCGGGCGCATGGTCTCGCTCAACACCCTCATGATCGTCGTTGGCCAGCTTGCCGCCTACCTTGTGAACTCGGCGCTGGCCCACACCGGCAACTGGCACCTCATGCTGGGGCTCGCCGCCGTGCCGGGCGCGATGCTTGCCATCGGCATGCTGTGTATCAATGACACCCCGGCGTGGTACTTGCGGCGTGGCGACGTCGCGAAGGCCCGTGAGGTAGCCGCGCGCTCGGGTATGTCCTTGGGCGAGGTGAGCGGGGCCACTGCCGACGCTGCTGCCGACGCTGGCGCTGAAACGGGTGCGGATGCGGGCGTCGCCAAGCCCTCGGAATGGAAAGCGCTGAAGGGGAACCGGTGGATTCAGGTGACCGTGGCGTTGGCCATGCTCATGGGCCTTACCCAGCAGATCACGGGCGTGAACGCCATCGTGTACTTCGCACCGACGCTCATGAACCAGGTGGGCATCTCTACACAGAACTCCGTGTACACCTCCATCGTTATTGGCACGGTATCGGTGATCGCTTGTGTGATCGGACTGCAGTTGGTGGACCGCATTGGGCGCAAGCGGCTGTTGCTCTACGGGTTGACTGGCAACGTCATTTCTCTGCTGGTGTTGTCGGTAACCTATGCCTTCGCGGATCGGTCGACGGCGCTGGCGATGGTCTCGCTAACCTTCATGGCGCTGTTCATCGCCTTCCAGCAGGCGGCGGTCTCGCCGACGACGTGGCTGCTTATCTCTGAGCTCGTCCCGGTCCAGGTGCGCGGCATCGGCATGGGCATCGCTGGTTTGAGCCTGTGGGTGACCAACTGGGCGGTCGCGCAGTACTTCCTGCCGCTGGTGGAGTGGCTGACAGGGCCGTGGGCGTTCGCGTTGTTTGCCGGTTGCGGTGTGGTGGCCATTGGCTATACCAAGGCGCTGATCCCGGAAACCATGGGGCGTAGCTTGGACGAGGTGGGCGAAGAGATGCGCGTGCGTTACGGGCGTTTTGGATCTGGGGCCAAAGGCAGGTAA
- the ctaD gene encoding cytochrome c oxidase subunit I, with product MTAVAPRVDNYVQPTRPEPTGNAKQGSFAWKMLTTTDHKQLGIMYIIMSFSFFFLGGLMALLIRAELFVPGLQFLSNEQFNQLFTMHGTVMLLLFATPIVWGFANYVLPLQIGAPDVAFPRLNAFGFWITTIGGVAMLSGFLTPGGAADFGWTMYVPLADSVHTPGIGADMWIVGVGATGVGTVASAINMVTTILTLRAPGMTMFRLPVFTWTIFAASIIVLMIFPLLLAAALGVLYDRKLGGHIFDSANGGAILWQHLFWFFGHPEVYVIALPFFGIISEIVPVFSRKPVFGYIGLVFATLAIAALSMAVWAHHMFVTGAILLPFFSFMTFLIAVPTGVKFFNWVGTMWKGHITWETPMIWAMGFMSTFLFGGMTGVMLASPALDFHLAESYFLIAHFHYTLFGTVVFSAFGGLYFWFPKMTGRMLDERLGKIHFWLTFIGFHGTFLIQHWVGNMGMPRRYADYLESDGFTAYNQISTIFSFVLGASVIPLVWNTFKSWRYGEIVTVDDPWGYGNSLEWATSCPPPRHNFVSLPRIRSERPAFELHYPHMVERMRKEAHVGHGH from the coding sequence ATGACCGCTGTGGCGCCAAGGGTGGACAATTACGTCCAGCCGACTCGTCCAGAGCCAACTGGTAATGCAAAACAGGGCTCCTTTGCCTGGAAGATGCTTACCACCACCGACCACAAGCAGCTGGGCATCATGTACATCATCATGTCGTTCAGCTTCTTCTTCCTCGGTGGTCTGATGGCCCTGCTGATCCGTGCGGAGCTGTTCGTTCCGGGTCTGCAGTTCTTGTCCAACGAGCAGTTCAACCAGCTGTTCACCATGCACGGCACCGTGATGCTGCTGCTGTTCGCAACCCCAATTGTGTGGGGCTTTGCTAACTACGTCCTGCCACTGCAGATTGGTGCCCCGGATGTTGCCTTCCCACGTCTGAACGCCTTCGGTTTCTGGATCACCACCATCGGTGGCGTGGCTATGCTCTCTGGCTTCCTGACCCCGGGCGGTGCAGCAGACTTCGGCTGGACCATGTACGTCCCGCTGGCTGACAGCGTGCACACCCCAGGCATCGGCGCTGACATGTGGATCGTCGGTGTCGGTGCAACCGGTGTTGGTACCGTTGCATCCGCTATCAACATGGTGACCACCATCCTCACCCTGCGCGCTCCTGGTATGACGATGTTCCGTCTTCCAGTATTCACCTGGACCATCTTCGCGGCATCCATCATCGTTTTGATGATTTTCCCTCTGCTGCTCGCTGCAGCGTTGGGTGTTCTGTATGACCGCAAGCTCGGCGGACACATCTTTGACTCCGCTAACGGTGGCGCAATACTCTGGCAGCACCTCTTCTGGTTCTTCGGACACCCAGAGGTTTACGTTATTGCACTTCCATTCTTCGGCATCATTTCCGAGATCGTTCCAGTGTTCTCCCGTAAGCCAGTCTTCGGCTACATCGGCCTAGTATTTGCAACCTTGGCCATCGCGGCACTGTCCATGGCTGTGTGGGCACACCACATGTTCGTAACCGGTGCGATTCTGTTGCCGTTCTTCTCCTTCATGACCTTCCTGATTGCGGTTCCAACCGGCGTTAAGTTCTTCAACTGGGTGGGCACCATGTGGAAGGGCCACATCACCTGGGAGACCCCGATGATTTGGGCAATGGGCTTCATGTCCACCTTCCTCTTCGGCGGTATGACCGGCGTTATGCTGGCCTCCCCGGCACTGGACTTCCACCTCGCTGAGTCCTACTTCCTGATTGCTCACTTCCACTACACCCTGTTCGGTACCGTGGTGTTCTCCGCCTTTGGTGGTCTGTACTTCTGGTTCCCGAAGATGACCGGTCGTATGCTGGACGAGCGCTTGGGCAAGATTCACTTCTGGTTGACCTTCATCGGCTTCCACGGCACCTTCCTCATCCAGCACTGGGTGGGCAACATGGGTATGCCACGTCGCTACGCCGACTACCTCGAGTCTGACGGCTTCACCGCGTACAACCAGATTTCCACCATCTTCTCCTTCGTGCTGGGTGCTTCGGTTATCCCGCTCGTGTGGAACACCTTCAAGTCCTGGCGCTACGGCGAGATTGTCACCGTGGATGACCCATGGGGCTACGGCAACTCCCTGGAGTGGGCAACCTCCTGCCCGCCGCCGCGCCACAACTTCGTGTCCCTGCCGCGTATCCGCTCCGAGCGCCCTGCGTTCGAGCTGCACTACCCGCACATGGTGGAGCGTATGCGTAAGGAAGCACACGTTGGCCACGGCCACTAG
- a CDS encoding ACT domain-containing protein: MNKPARTKAVISTSGPDKPGISSAFFRVLASNGVELVDAEQSIIRGRITLVAFVNIDTDRIDVTREGLTNTLSVYSHNVFVEAGDDVERGSRARSTHSLVLFAPEISAHYVFAVAQTLADFDVNIDRIRGTARTPLTAIELYLTVPHDDEGVRAELATLAQRIGLTISMSRFVRMRAIDDVVVINEPEGQAPAIEESFAESLRTAGFPVEFVDAESDRDVSRSLVLGSGATGAEVHSRAGMSVAGVSSEIPDALSILGIVDA, translated from the coding sequence GTGAATAAACCCGCGCGCACTAAAGCAGTCATCTCCACCTCCGGCCCGGATAAGCCCGGTATTTCCTCCGCGTTCTTCCGCGTCCTTGCCTCCAATGGCGTGGAACTCGTGGACGCTGAGCAGTCCATTATCCGCGGGCGCATTACCTTGGTGGCGTTTGTCAACATCGATACTGACCGCATTGATGTCACGCGCGAGGGCCTGACGAACACGTTGAGCGTCTACTCGCATAACGTTTTCGTGGAGGCTGGCGATGACGTCGAGCGCGGCTCCCGTGCCCGTTCGACGCATTCCCTGGTGCTCTTTGCGCCGGAGATTTCCGCACACTACGTATTCGCGGTCGCCCAGACACTGGCTGACTTCGACGTCAACATCGACCGCATCCGCGGCACCGCGCGCACCCCGCTGACCGCGATTGAGCTGTACCTCACCGTGCCCCACGACGACGAGGGCGTACGTGCCGAACTTGCCACACTGGCCCAGCGCATCGGCTTGACGATAAGCATGTCGCGCTTCGTGCGCATGCGTGCCATCGACGACGTCGTGGTGATCAATGAGCCGGAGGGGCAGGCGCCCGCCATCGAGGAGAGCTTCGCTGAGTCGCTGCGCACCGCAGGCTTCCCAGTGGAGTTTGTCGATGCCGAATCCGACCGCGACGTTAGCCGTTCCCTAGTGTTGGGCAGCGGTGCCACCGGCGCTGAAGTTCACTCCCGCGCGGGCATGTCCGTGGCAGGCGTGAGCTCCGAGATTCCCGATGCCCTGAGCATCCTGGGCATCGTGGACGCCTAA